In Amaranthus tricolor cultivar Red isolate AtriRed21 chromosome 3, ASM2621246v1, whole genome shotgun sequence, a single window of DNA contains:
- the LOC130807264 gene encoding serine/threonine-protein phosphatase 7 long form homolog, with product MRSVGRGAFAPPLLPPPHVPYGSRWSFERRSRTHTGSGVGFYRDQLDLLRADQFLWDPYPAEAYAALPQHSGILSGAWRASVPLICFDMVEVHLPERVLRQFGMVQGIPPPCDTEAELHHSRKGRDPKNWLEVNWRHVARWEHRLDLLAQGAPIEAAGAPTTADYMPWFLSITRRWMTPRGILAASQYNPAAPTMTHFAQGIASVIGSSQEEPAQEIAQGILQGTQFQHFIPEVTAPHTTTYAYESSAHQPDFHLEEVDLTCPDYGVGSSQGATSSNYQSPPLPERHATASYYRRRRRKPSQLDRVQEED from the exons atgaggagtgtgggtcgtggtgcatttgcgccaccactGCTTCCTCCCCCGCATGTGCCatatggatcgcggtggtcctttgaaagaCGATCAAGGACCCACACTGGATCgggcgtggggttctaccgcgatcaGCTCGATCTATTACGTGCTGACCAG TTTctatgggacccttaccccgctgaggcatacgctgcattgcctcagcactcgggcatattgtcaggggcgtggagagcatctgtacctctgatctgcttcgacatggtcgaagtgcatctccctgagcgcgtactgcgccaatttgggatggtacagggcatcccgcctCCATGCGACACAGAAGCGGAGCTCCACCACTCTCGCAAGGGTCGGGATCCCAAGAACTGGCTAGAGGTGAACTGGCGGcatgtcgctcgttgggagcacaggctagaTCTGCttgcccaaggtgcgccgatcgaggctgcaggcgcacctactacggcggattacatgccgtggttcctctccattactcgccgatggatgacaccacgaggtatcttgGCGGCATCCCAGTACaatcccgcagcaccgacgatgacacacttt gcacagggcattgcatcagtcatcggctcctcccaagaggagcccgcacaggagattgcccaaggcatactccaaggcacgcagtttcaacacttcattccggaAGTAACTGCGCCCCACACCACTACGTACGCGTACGAGTCATCTGCTCATCAACCCGActttcatcttgaggaggttgacttaacgtgtCCGGACTACGgtgtcgggtcctcacagggtgccacatcatcaaactatcaatcccctcccctacccgagcgtcatgcgactgcatcttactatcgtagaaggcgtcgtaaaccgtcacaattagacagggtacaggaggaggattag
- the LOC130808270 gene encoding uncharacterized protein LOC130808270, protein MAQAQAQAQAQAQEHDKQGGLLVKQVFVQHGPYGSKVPRNYNWQLFHGDRISEVIINHGNIVNGIGFNITRPDGGSYVPKFGGNGGLQSIIKLKENEYPIGFSGIHGYYSNSNEVVIGQIKVHTNLYIEGYGPYGFGMDLIHVAQFETFQQSLPLHPMHWFPLLQLHGRLTHGSSRTFSLRDCMTST, encoded by the exons ATGGCCCAAGCCCAAGCCCAAGCCCAAGCCCAAGCCCAAGAACACGACAAACAAGGGGGTCTCCTTGTG AAGCAAGTGTTTGTACAACATGGGCCTTATGGTTCTAAGGTGCCTCGCAACTACAACTGGCAACTTTTTCATGGGGATCGTATCAGTGAAGTAATAATAAATCATGGAAATATTGTTAATGGAATTGGGTTCAACATAACTAGACCAGATGGAGGCAGTTATGTTCCCAAATTCGGTGGAAATGGTGGACTACAATCTATT atcaaattgaaagaaaatgaaTATCCAATTGGCTTTAGTGGGATACATGGATACTATTCAAATAGCAATGAAGTTGTTATTGGCCAAATTAAGGTACACACCAACTTATACATTGAAGGATATGGGCCGTATGGATTTGGTATGGATCTTATACATGTAGCGCAATTT gaaacattccaacaatcgttgcCCCTACACCCTATGCACTGGTTCCCCCTCCTTCAGCTCCATGGGCGATTGACGCACGGATCGTCCCGTACCTTCAGCTTGCGAGATTGCATGACTTCCACCTGA